In Mesorhizobium sp., one DNA window encodes the following:
- a CDS encoding TRAP transporter substrate-binding protein — translation MTRLTRMLLGATVALGTITGAAWAQDATLKFHQMLPPQATIPAQAIKPWIEKVTQESGGKLKIDQFDAMALGGKPPELIDQAKDGVVDIVWTVIGYTPGRFPSTEAFELPFMMTTGEATSRAFQEYCEKNCVDEFKDWKVIAWHAHGPGLIHSKNPVNKLEDMNGMKVRGGSRVINQMLEKLGATPVGMPVPAVTEALSKGVIDGTTIPWEVTPSLKVSELVKNHTTFSGKNGLYTQTFVVAMNKASYDKLPDDLKKVIDANSGIETAAFFGKAMDEGDKRGKGIAEKLGNNIITLDEAETQRWKDAAAPLIDAWEAEMSGKGKDGKALVEEARALIEKHSTGM, via the coding sequence ATGACCAGACTGACACGCATGCTGCTTGGCGCAACGGTGGCGCTCGGCACCATCACCGGCGCCGCCTGGGCGCAGGACGCCACCCTCAAGTTCCACCAGATGCTGCCGCCGCAGGCGACGATTCCGGCGCAGGCCATCAAGCCGTGGATCGAGAAAGTGACGCAGGAATCGGGCGGCAAGCTCAAGATCGACCAGTTCGATGCGATGGCGCTGGGCGGCAAGCCGCCGGAGCTGATCGACCAGGCCAAGGACGGCGTGGTCGACATCGTCTGGACCGTCATCGGCTATACGCCGGGCCGCTTCCCCTCGACGGAGGCGTTCGAGTTGCCTTTCATGATGACGACCGGCGAAGCCACGTCCCGGGCGTTCCAGGAATACTGCGAAAAGAACTGCGTGGACGAGTTCAAGGACTGGAAGGTCATCGCCTGGCATGCGCATGGCCCCGGCCTCATCCACTCCAAGAATCCGGTCAACAAGCTGGAGGACATGAACGGGATGAAGGTGCGCGGCGGCTCGCGCGTCATCAACCAGATGCTGGAGAAACTCGGCGCAACGCCGGTCGGCATGCCGGTGCCGGCAGTGACCGAGGCGCTGTCCAAGGGCGTGATCGACGGAACCACGATTCCGTGGGAAGTGACGCCGTCACTCAAAGTCAGCGAACTGGTGAAGAACCACACCACGTTCTCCGGCAAGAACGGGCTCTATACCCAGACCTTCGTGGTGGCGATGAACAAGGCTTCGTACGACAAGCTGCCGGATGACCTGAAAAAGGTGATCGACGCCAATTCCGGCATCGAGACGGCCGCTTTCTTCGGCAAGGCGATGGACGAGGGCGACAAGCGCGGGAAGGGCATCGCCGAGAAGCTTGGCAACAACATCATCACGCTCGACGAAGCCGAGACGCAGCGGTGGAAGGATGCCGCAGCACCCCTGATCGATGCCTGGGAAGCCGAAATGTCCGGCAAGGGCAAGGACGGCAAGGCCCTCGTGGAAGAGGCCCGCGCGCTGATCGAGAAGCACTCGACCGGAATGTAA
- a CDS encoding 5-methyltetrahydropteroyltriglutamate--homocysteine S-methyltransferase, with product MPTPPYRADHVGSLLRPEAVKQARKAHYEDKRLSAEELAAVEDEAIREAVRQQEEAGLLAVTDGEFRRSFWHYDFMGQLTGLDLEERDEGVQFHGVKLRPIFPTITQKLDFPDDHPMLAHYKYLASVTKVTPKISIPGPSCCHFRVASADIHPKEYRDDPDALFSDLAKTYAKAVQAFYDAGCRYLQMDDIFFAYLCDPKHRAAKQAEGQDPDWLIERYAWMMHEAIKDRPADMLIAMHMCRGNFVSTYAAEGAYDPAADAIFNQTGVDVYFMEYDTERAGGLEPLRLLPKGDKRVLPGFITTKTGDLENLDDLKRKFEAASKFADLGQLGIAPQCGFASTEEGNKVTVDDQRRKLDLVVRTAEAIWGGVDR from the coding sequence ATGCCAACCCCACCCTACCGCGCAGACCATGTCGGCAGCCTCCTGCGGCCGGAGGCCGTGAAACAGGCGCGCAAGGCGCACTACGAGGACAAGCGTTTGTCCGCCGAAGAACTGGCCGCAGTCGAAGACGAGGCGATTCGCGAGGCCGTGCGCCAGCAGGAGGAGGCGGGCCTTCTGGCCGTCACCGACGGCGAGTTCCGCCGCTCCTTCTGGCATTATGACTTCATGGGCCAACTCACGGGCCTCGATCTCGAGGAGCGCGACGAAGGCGTGCAGTTCCACGGCGTGAAGCTCAGGCCGATCTTCCCGACGATCACGCAGAAACTCGATTTTCCCGACGACCACCCGATGCTCGCACACTACAAGTATCTGGCCTCGGTGACGAAGGTGACGCCGAAGATCTCGATCCCGGGCCCGTCCTGCTGCCATTTCCGCGTCGCGAGCGCGGACATCCATCCGAAGGAATACCGCGACGATCCCGACGCGCTGTTCTCGGACCTGGCGAAGACCTATGCCAAGGCGGTGCAGGCGTTCTACGATGCCGGCTGCCGCTATTTGCAGATGGACGACATCTTCTTCGCCTATCTGTGCGATCCCAAGCACCGCGCCGCCAAGCAGGCCGAGGGTCAGGATCCCGACTGGCTGATCGAGCGCTATGCCTGGATGATGCACGAGGCGATCAAGGACCGCCCGGCGGACATGCTGATCGCCATGCATATGTGCCGGGGCAATTTCGTCTCCACCTACGCCGCCGAGGGCGCCTACGATCCGGCCGCCGACGCGATCTTCAACCAGACGGGCGTCGACGTCTATTTCATGGAATACGACACGGAGCGGGCCGGCGGACTCGAGCCGCTGCGTCTCCTGCCCAAGGGCGACAAGCGCGTCCTGCCCGGCTTCATCACCACCAAGACGGGCGACCTCGAGAACCTGGACGATCTGAAGCGCAAGTTCGAGGCCGCGTCGAAATTCGCCGACCTCGGCCAACTCGGGATCGCGCCGCAGTGCGGTTTCGCCTCGACCGAGGAAGGCAACAAGGTCACCGTAGACGACCAGCGGCGCAAGCTCGATCTCGTGGTCAGGACAGCCGAGGCGATCTGGGGCGGCGTCGACCGGTAA
- a CDS encoding diguanylate cyclase, producing the protein MSANPDPVFHAPSLGGLAHAIGSIATIMEHQREHIRLLEAVVDNFPGGISLFDKDLNMVLCNMRQRQMLDYPDELMANGYPSMEDLFRFNAERGEYGPGEVESIVARKMQLARKREPHVFERTRPNGAILEVRGMPIAGGGFVTIYLDVTEQRRAQAMIAHMAHHDALTKLPNRVLFRDRLEQAVALAGRGAVMALHYLDVDGFKPVNDRLGHKAGDELLVAIAERLLGTVRKHDTVARLGGDEFAIVQTGIRESRDAVSLATRVMKAIAAPFPVAGEAVSIGISIGIAIAPSDGLEPEDLLRKADAAMYASKGSGRSRISFFQAARAA; encoded by the coding sequence ATGTCAGCCAATCCAGATCCCGTCTTCCATGCCCCGTCCCTCGGCGGCCTTGCACATGCGATCGGATCCATCGCCACCATCATGGAACATCAGCGCGAGCACATCAGGCTGCTCGAGGCGGTGGTCGACAATTTCCCCGGAGGGATTTCGCTGTTCGACAAGGATCTCAACATGGTGTTGTGCAACATGCGCCAGCGCCAGATGCTGGACTATCCCGACGAACTGATGGCCAACGGCTACCCGTCGATGGAGGACCTGTTCCGCTTCAATGCCGAGCGTGGCGAATACGGACCCGGAGAGGTCGAGTCCATCGTCGCGCGCAAGATGCAATTGGCGCGCAAGCGCGAACCGCACGTGTTCGAACGCACCCGCCCGAACGGCGCGATCCTGGAGGTGCGCGGCATGCCGATCGCTGGCGGCGGCTTCGTCACGATCTATCTCGACGTCACCGAACAGCGACGGGCGCAGGCGATGATCGCTCACATGGCGCATCATGATGCGCTGACGAAGCTGCCGAACCGGGTCCTTTTCCGCGATCGGCTGGAACAGGCGGTGGCGCTGGCCGGGCGCGGCGCGGTGATGGCGCTGCATTATCTCGACGTCGACGGCTTCAAGCCCGTGAACGACAGGCTGGGCCACAAGGCGGGCGACGAACTGCTCGTCGCAATCGCCGAGCGGCTGCTCGGTACCGTGCGCAAACACGACACGGTGGCCCGGCTCGGCGGCGACGAGTTCGCCATCGTCCAGACCGGCATCCGCGAGAGCAGGGACGCGGTCAGCCTGGCGACCCGGGTGATGAAGGCGATCGCGGCGCCGTTCCCGGTCGCCGGCGAAGCCGTTTCCATCGGTATCTCGATCGGCATCGCCATTGCCCCGAGCGACGGGCTCGAGCCTGAGGATCTCCTGCGCAAGGCGGACGCGGCCATGTATGCGAGCAAGGGGTCGGGTCGCTCCCGGATCAGCTTCTTTCAGGCGGCGCGCGCCGCCTGA